The nucleotide sequence CAAGCCGCTCACGCTGTACAACATGGAAGGCTCGCCGTACTGCCGCAAGGTCCGCGAAACTCTGAGCGAGTTGGATCTGGAGCACATCGTTCGCAATGTCCCCAAAGGCAGTCCGAAGCGCGCCGAGCTGGAGAAACGC is from Candidatus Binatia bacterium and encodes:
- a CDS encoding glutathione S-transferase N-terminal domain-containing protein, giving the protein KPLTLYNMEGSPYCRKVRETLSELDLEHIVRNVPKGSPKRAELEKRGGKVQVPYLIDPNSKVEMYESDDIVAYLEKQYGAGPRTAGRRTAAR